TCCGTGAGGTAGGGCACCACCAGCAACTGGACGCCCTGCTCCGCCTGGATGCGGGCCACCTCCGGGAACTGCACGTCGTAGCAGATGGACACGCCCATCCGCCCGAAATCCGTTTCGAGGATGTGGATCTCCTGGCCGGGCTCGAAGTGCCAGACATGCCGCTCCGTGGGCGTGAGGTGCAGCTTCGGCTGGTGGACCGGCCCGTGGCCCGGGACGAAGATCGAGGCGACGTTCTGCAGCTTCCCGTCCACGAAGCGGGGGTGGGTGCCCGCCACGATGATGCGGTCGTACTTCCGGGAGAGCCCGAGGAACAGCCCCTCGAACTCATCGTTGAACTGCTCGGCCAGGCGCCGCATGGCGTCCGCAGGCGCGAAGCCCCGGGCCAGACAGCTCAGGAGCTGGACCGCCAGCAGCTCGGGAAACACGATGACATCGGCATCGTAGTCGTCGCCGACATCCACGTAGTTCTCCACCTGCTCCGCGAAGGCGGTGAAGTCCTTTACGGGGCGGAGGCCGTACTGGATCCCGCAGACGCGGACCGGGCGGGAGAGGAACGGGGTGGGGGCCTTGAACCGCATGTCAGATCTCCTGCGCAAATGGAACCCGTCAGAGGTCCATGACGATGAGGGCCGCGTGCCCCATGGTTTCGACATCATGGGCGTAATTCCGAAGCACGCCCCGCACCTGGAAGCCCACCAGGAGCTGCTTGGAGAGGGTGGGATCGAAGATCCGCCCCGCCGCCACGGCGTCCACATAGGCCTCGGGGCTCATCTCCGCAGCGTGGCGGTGGTACCCGGGGATGCGGGCGCCGGCGACGAAGGCCCGGCAGCCCAGCCGCCGGGCCAGGTCGATGCGGGCCTCGTAGAGCAGCCGCCCGATGCCCCGCCCCTGCCAGGCCGGATCCACGGCGATGTTCACACCGTAGAGGGCCTCGCCGGCCGGATCGTGGGTGGAGAGGGAACCGTGGCCTGTGATCCCCGACCAGGTGTGGGGGGCCAGGGCCGCGGCCAGGGAGACCCGCTGGGTGGTGGCGGTGCCCACCAGGTGCTCTCCGGCCTCCACCACCATCTGCCCCTCGGGGAAGGCCGCCAGATGGCGGCGGAGGTTCTCGGCGGACCAGATGGCCTCGGGCCCGTGGGGCGGGGGATAGACCCGCACCATCAGGTTGCGGATCTCCCCCACATCCTCGGGGACCCGCAGGCGCAGCATGGGGGGCGGGTGATCCAGCTCGGTCATGCGACTCCCCTGGAATGTCCGGTCCGAGGATAACCCACCCTGTCTAGACAGGCACGCCGGCGCGGGGCCACACTGGGCCCATGGCAGACGGACCCCAGCGCCGCGGGAACCTCCTGGAAGGCCCGCTCGCCCTTCCCACGCGGCTGCGCAGCCTCCGGGTGCTGGCCCAGACCCGGCGCCTGGCGCTGGCGGTCCTGCCCCTGGGCGCCAGCATCGGTCTCGTCGCGGCCCTGGCGCTGACCGGCATCGAATGGCTCGAGATCCTGCTCCAGGGGCACGGGGTCCGCACCTGGGCCATGGTGGTCACGCCCCTGATCGGCCTGCTGCTCACGGGCCTCTGGCTCCAGGTCTCGGGCCTGGGAGAGGTCTCGCTGCCGAAGGATCTGGCCCAGGCCCGCCATCATCCCCTGGCCACCTTCCGGCTCCTGCCCAGCCTGGGCAAGGCCGCGGCCTGCGCGCTCACCATCGGCTTCGGGGGCAGCGCCGGGGTGGAGGGCCCCGCCCGCTGGCTGGGCGCCGCCGTGGGCGCCCAGTTCCATCAGCTCTTCCGCCGCCTGGCGCGCCGCTTCCGCTGGGCCCGGCGCCTGCTGGCCCAGCCCGGTGTCATCGTCATGGCCGGCTCCGCGGCGGCCCTGGCCGCCGTCTTCCGCGCCCCGATCGCCGGCGCCCTGCTGGCCACGGAGCAGGAGGGCGACCTCAGCGCGGATCGCCTCGCCCCGTCGCTGGCGGCCTCGGCCTCGGGCTTCCTGGCCTTCATCGCCCTCCGCGGGACCACACCGCTCCTGGGCACCCAGCACACCTATCACCTGCTGGCCCGCGAGGTGTTCTGGGCATTGCCCCTGGGCCTGACGTGCGCCGTGGCCGCCTCCTTCTACCGGCGCCTGCTGCGGTTCGGGCGCCACCACCTCGGGCGCCTGCCCCTGGCGGTCCGCGGCGGCGTGGCGGGCCTGGGCCTCCTCCTCCTGGCCCTGCCCGGCGCCTGGCTCTGGCCCGGCCTGCCGGTCACGCAAGGCGGCGGCATCGAGCTGGTGTCCCACCTGCTGCACGGCGGCACGCCCTCGTCCCAGGCCATGGCCTTCCTGGCCTTGAAGCTGGTGGCCACCTCCCTCACCTTCGCCGGCGGTGGCGTGGGCGGCACCTGGCTGCCCTCCGTCACCATGGGCGCCGCCCTCGGGGCGGCCTTCGAAGCCTGGGCGGGCCTGGGCCAGCCGGGCCTCTTCGTCCTGGTGGGCACCAGCGCCTTCACAGGGGCCGTCCACCGCAGCCTGCTCACCCCCGTGGTCTTCCTGGCAGAAACCACCGGCCAGGCGGCCCTGGTGGTGCCGGCCCTGGTGGCCACCGTGGCCGCCTATCAGGCCACTCCAGCCGAATAGGCATTTCCCCGGCTAGCCTGGGGCATGCCCTGGACCGACGCCGCCGCCTGGACCGCCACTGCCCTCATCCTGGCGGCCCTGGGAGTCCTCCGCCGCCACTGGGCGCGGCTGCCCTCGCTGGCATCGGATCCCATCCTGCCTGCGGATCCGCCTGCCATCTGCCTCTGCATCCCCGTGCGGAACGAGGCTCTGGAGCTGCCCGCCGCCCTGGATTCCTGGCTGGCCCAGGACTACCCCGCCCTGCGCATCCTCGTGGTGGATGACGGCTCCACGGATGGCAGCACGGAGATCCTGCGGGCGCGGGAAATCGCCCGGCCGGATCGCCTGCGGGTCCTCCGCAACGACGCTCTGCCCCCCGGCTGGCTGGGGAAGAACCACGCCCTGGACCTGGCCGCCCGCCAGCCCGAAGCGCAGGCGGCGGAATGGCTGCTCTTCGCGGATGCCGATGTGCAGGCCACGCCGGCCCTGCTGCGGCGGGCCGTGGCCCTCGCCCTGGCCCAGCCCACGGACATCCTGGCCCTGATTCCCGGGGTGGACGCCGTGGGCCCGGCGGAGCGGGTGGTGCTCCCCCTCGCGGCCTCGGCCTTCCAGCTGCTGGTGCCCCCGCACCAGGTGCCCAATCCCCGCCACCCGGCCTTCTGCGGCGTGGGGGGCTTCACCCTTGTGCGGCGGGAGGCCTACGAGGCCGCGGGCGGCCACGCCGCCGCCCCCCTGGAGGCCATCGACGACATGATGCTCGCCCGGCGGATGAAGCAGGCGGGCTTCGTGAACCGGGTGGCCCGCGGCGGCCCGGACCTGCACCTGCGGATGTACCACGGCCTGGGCGAGCTGGTCCGGGCCATGCGGAAGAACGCCGCCGCCCTGCCCGCCTGGGGGCTCCTCCCCCTGCTCCTCCCGCCCGTGGTCCTGGTGATGCTCGCCCCCCTCTGGCTGCCCTGCGCCGGCCACCCGGGCCTGGCCCTCCTCCTCTGGCTCCTGGTGCCGGCCCTGGCGGGGGATGTGCAGCAGCGCATGACCGGCCGGCCCATGGACCTGCTCTGGGCCCTCTGGCCCTTGGACGGGTTGGTCTTCGCGGCGGGCACCGCCTGGGCCTTCGCCGACCGCCTGCGGGGGGTGAACCACTGGCGGGGGCGGGACGTCAAGCTGCGCTAGGCTGTTCCATCAGCCCTGGGCTGGCGGCCAAATATTTTCTTGTTTTTTTCGCTTTTTGGCTCCATCCTGGAAAGCACCCCTTCCGGAGGACCCCATGGCCGCAGCCGAACAAGATGACCGCCTGAAAGCCCTGTCCCGCACCGTCGCCGACATCGAGCGGGCCTTCGGCAAGGGCTCCATCATGAAGCTGGGCGACCGCATGAGCCCCTCCGAGGGCATCGAAGTCATCAGCACCGGCTCCATCGCCCTGGATGCGGCGCTGGGCGTGGGCGGGGTGCCCAAGGGCCGCGTCGTGGAAGTCTACGGCCCGGAAGCCAGCGGCAAGACCACCCTGGCCCTGCACATGGTGGCCCAGGCCCAGAAGAAGGGCGGCCTGGCCGCCTACATCGACGCCGAGCACGCCCTCGACCCCGAATACGCCCAGAAGCTGGGCGTGGACGTGGCCAACCTCTTCATCAGCCAGCCCGACAGCGGCGAGCAGGCCCTGGAGATCTGCGACCAGCTGGTGCGCAGCGGCGCCCTGGACATCATCGTGGTCGATTCCGTGGCCGCCCTGGTGCCCAAGGCCGAGATCGACGGTGAGATGGGCGACAGCCATGTGGGCCTCCAGGCCCGCCTCATGAGCCAGGCCCTGCGCAAGATGACCGGTACCATCAGCAAGACCCACACCTGCGTCGTCTTCATCAACCAGATCCGCATGAAGATCGGCGTGATGTTCGGCAACCCCGAGACCACCACCGGCGGCAACGCGCTCAAGTTCTACGCCTCGGTCCGCCTCGATGTCCGCAGCATCCAGAGCATCAAGGGCAACACGGGCGACCCCCTGGTGGCCGCCAAGGACGAGGACTCCTCCGTGGTGGGCAAGAAGACCAAGGTGAAGGTCGTCAAGAACAAGGTCGCCCCGCCCCTCAAGGTCGCCACCTTCGACATCATGTATGGCGAGGGCATCAGCCGCACCAGCGAGCTGGTGGAACTGGGCACCCAGCTGGAGATC
This DNA window, taken from Geothrix edaphica, encodes the following:
- a CDS encoding carbon-nitrogen hydrolase family protein — protein: MRFKAPTPFLSRPVRVCGIQYGLRPVKDFTAFAEQVENYVDVGDDYDADVIVFPELLAVQLLSCLARGFAPADAMRRLAEQFNDEFEGLFLGLSRKYDRIIVAGTHPRFVDGKLQNVASIFVPGHGPVHQPKLHLTPTERHVWHFEPGQEIHILETDFGRMGVSICYDVQFPEVARIQAEQGVQLLVVPYLTDDRRGYTRVTTCARARAVENQIYVITAGMVGSLPLITDLTAQYAQSGVYTPSDFPFPMDGIATEAAPNSEMVLVGDIDLAILDQTRARGSVLNHQDAAEDGLHVSFDGRICVHHLPWLNREPVPSPSVS
- the recA gene encoding recombinase RecA, which gives rise to MAAAEQDDRLKALSRTVADIERAFGKGSIMKLGDRMSPSEGIEVISTGSIALDAALGVGGVPKGRVVEVYGPEASGKTTLALHMVAQAQKKGGLAAYIDAEHALDPEYAQKLGVDVANLFISQPDSGEQALEICDQLVRSGALDIIVVDSVAALVPKAEIDGEMGDSHVGLQARLMSQALRKMTGTISKTHTCVVFINQIRMKIGVMFGNPETTTGGNALKFYASVRLDVRSIQSIKGNTGDPLVAAKDEDSSVVGKKTKVKVVKNKVAPPLKVATFDIMYGEGISRTSELVELGTQLEIIQKSGSWYSYKDSRLGQGAENVKKLFTDNPELADEVEGLIRERLGMKSPVEV
- a CDS encoding GNAT family N-acetyltransferase → MTELDHPPPMLRLRVPEDVGEIRNLMVRVYPPPHGPEAIWSAENLRRHLAAFPEGQMVVEAGEHLVGTATTQRVSLAAALAPHTWSGITGHGSLSTHDPAGEALYGVNIAVDPAWQGRGIGRLLYEARIDLARRLGCRAFVAGARIPGYHRHAAEMSPEAYVDAVAAGRIFDPTLSKQLLVGFQVRGVLRNYAHDVETMGHAALIVMDL
- a CDS encoding chloride channel protein; its protein translation is MADGPQRRGNLLEGPLALPTRLRSLRVLAQTRRLALAVLPLGASIGLVAALALTGIEWLEILLQGHGVRTWAMVVTPLIGLLLTGLWLQVSGLGEVSLPKDLAQARHHPLATFRLLPSLGKAAACALTIGFGGSAGVEGPARWLGAAVGAQFHQLFRRLARRFRWARRLLAQPGVIVMAGSAAALAAVFRAPIAGALLATEQEGDLSADRLAPSLAASASGFLAFIALRGTTPLLGTQHTYHLLAREVFWALPLGLTCAVAASFYRRLLRFGRHHLGRLPLAVRGGVAGLGLLLLALPGAWLWPGLPVTQGGGIELVSHLLHGGTPSSQAMAFLALKLVATSLTFAGGGVGGTWLPSVTMGAALGAAFEAWAGLGQPGLFVLVGTSAFTGAVHRSLLTPVVFLAETTGQAALVVPALVATVAAYQATPAE
- a CDS encoding glycosyltransferase; this translates as MPWTDAAAWTATALILAALGVLRRHWARLPSLASDPILPADPPAICLCIPVRNEALELPAALDSWLAQDYPALRILVVDDGSTDGSTEILRAREIARPDRLRVLRNDALPPGWLGKNHALDLAARQPEAQAAEWLLFADADVQATPALLRRAVALALAQPTDILALIPGVDAVGPAERVVLPLAASAFQLLVPPHQVPNPRHPAFCGVGGFTLVRREAYEAAGGHAAAPLEAIDDMMLARRMKQAGFVNRVARGGPDLHLRMYHGLGELVRAMRKNAAALPAWGLLPLLLPPVVLVMLAPLWLPCAGHPGLALLLWLLVPALAGDVQQRMTGRPMDLLWALWPLDGLVFAAGTAWAFADRLRGVNHWRGRDVKLR